From a region of the Gottschalkia purinilytica genome:
- a CDS encoding IreB family regulatory phosphoprotein, with the protein MKDLNQTMKFSVENDNASKAEEIITNVYKSLEEKGYNPINQLIGYILSGDPTYITSHNNARTLIRKLERDELLEEILKKYLKK; encoded by the coding sequence ATGAAAGATCTTAATCAAACTATGAAATTTAGTGTAGAAAATGATAACGCTAGTAAGGCTGAAGAAATAATTACAAATGTTTATAAATCACTAGAAGAAAAAGGATACAATCCAATAAATCAATTAATAGGATACATCCTATCAGGAGATCCAACATATATAACTAGTCATAACAATGCTAGAACTCTTATAAGAAAATTAGAGAGAGATGAATTATTAGAAGAGATATTAAAAAAATATCTAAAAAAATAA
- a CDS encoding aldo/keto reductase, whose protein sequence is MEYTLLGKTGIKVSKLCFGSLTMGPLQANLSINEGANLIKYAFDNGVNFLDTAEIYDNYLYIREALKDIRRDEFVIATKSYSYSKETAERSLAKALEEIGTDYIDLFLLHEQESEHTIRGHYEAIEYFLKAKEKGIIRDIGISTHRVEGVIAFNKYDELSVIHPIINKIGIGIQDGNVEDMLDAIEKSHKLGKGIYGMKPLGGGHLIKSVEEAFNFVRDIPYIHSIAIGMQSPEEIDANINLINYGYIPKNIKEKIIKKDRKLQIADWCIGCKACMNTCKHGGIEMVADKATPIKDKCVLCGYCAPKCPEFCIKVI, encoded by the coding sequence ATGGAATATACATTGCTAGGAAAAACTGGTATAAAAGTATCCAAACTTTGTTTTGGATCATTAACTATGGGACCTTTACAAGCTAATTTATCAATAAATGAAGGTGCTAATCTTATAAAGTATGCTTTTGATAATGGAGTAAACTTTTTAGATACAGCTGAGATTTATGATAACTATTTATATATAAGGGAAGCTCTAAAAGATATACGAAGAGATGAGTTCGTTATAGCTACTAAGTCATATTCATATTCAAAAGAAACAGCCGAAAGAAGTTTAGCAAAGGCTCTTGAAGAAATTGGAACTGATTATATAGACTTATTCCTATTGCATGAGCAAGAAAGTGAACATACTATTAGAGGACACTATGAAGCTATAGAATATTTTTTAAAAGCAAAAGAAAAGGGTATAATAAGAGATATTGGAATATCTACACATAGGGTGGAAGGTGTAATAGCATTTAACAAGTATGATGAATTAAGTGTAATACATCCAATAATAAATAAAATAGGTATTGGAATACAAGATGGAAATGTTGAAGATATGTTAGATGCTATAGAGAAATCACATAAATTAGGAAAAGGAATATATGGTATGAAGCCGCTAGGCGGTGGTCATCTTATAAAAAGTGTAGAGGAAGCATTTAATTTTGTTAGAGATATTCCTTACATTCATTCTATAGCTATAGGTATGCAGTCTCCAGAAGAAATTGATGCTAATATAAATTTAATAAACTATGGATATATTCCTAAAAATATAAAAGAAAAAATTATAAAAAAAGATAGAAAACTCCAGATTGCAGATTGGTGTATTGGATGTAAAGCATGTATGAATACTTGCAAACATGGTGGAATTGAAATGGTAGCTGATAAAGCTACACCAATTAAGGATAAGTGCGTATTATGCGGATATTGTGCACCAAAATGTCCAGAGTTTTGTATAAAGGTAATATAG
- a CDS encoding ribonuclease J: protein MSKKQPKLKIIPLGGLYEIGKNITVIEYNDEIIVIDCGLIFPEDEMLGIDVVIPDITYLLKNREKVKAIVLTHGHEDHVGALPYVLKKLNVPIYGTKLTLGLIENKLKEHDINNVKLNVVKPSQTIKTGVFTLEFIRTSHSIPDSVAIAINTPVGTILHTGDFKIDYTPINGEVMDFHKLAELGKKGVLVLLADSTNVERPGYTMSEKTVGDTFNDIFLTAKQRIIVATFASNIHRVQQIINSAVLFNRKVAVSGRSMVNVVNVATELGYLSIPEGTLIDINDIKKYPDNKIVVITTGSQGEPMSALARIASSDHKKMDLMPGDLVIISATPIPGNEKTVAKVINQLFKKGANVIYEALADVHVSGHACQEELKLMHSLLKPKFFIPVHGEYRHLKQHSKLAQELGMPKENIFVAENGSIIEFTKDKGSITGTVPAGNILVDGLGVGDVGNIVLRDRKHLSEDGLIVVVVTISKEDGSVVAGPDIVSRGFVYVRESEDLMEEAKKVVRNVLIECEKNHITDWATLKSSIRDALRNFLCEKIKRNPMILPIIMEV, encoded by the coding sequence GTGTCAAAGAAACAGCCGAAATTAAAAATAATTCCGCTCGGTGGACTATATGAAATAGGAAAGAATATTACAGTTATAGAGTATAATGACGAAATCATTGTTATTGACTGTGGTCTCATATTTCCAGAAGATGAGATGTTAGGTATAGATGTTGTTATACCAGATATAACTTATCTATTAAAAAACCGAGAAAAAGTTAAAGCAATTGTATTGACTCATGGACATGAGGACCATGTAGGAGCACTTCCTTATGTGCTTAAAAAGCTAAATGTTCCTATATATGGAACTAAGTTAACACTAGGTCTAATAGAAAATAAATTAAAAGAGCATGATATTAACAATGTTAAGCTTAATGTAGTGAAACCATCCCAAACTATAAAAACAGGAGTATTTACACTAGAATTTATAAGAACTAGTCATAGTATACCAGATTCTGTGGCTATTGCTATTAATACTCCAGTAGGAACAATACTTCATACTGGTGACTTTAAAATAGACTATACTCCTATAAATGGTGAGGTTATGGATTTTCATAAGCTTGCAGAGTTAGGCAAAAAAGGGGTATTAGTATTATTAGCTGATAGTACTAATGTTGAAAGACCAGGATATACTATGTCGGAAAAAACTGTAGGGGATACATTTAATGATATATTTCTAACGGCTAAGCAAAGAATTATAGTAGCTACTTTTGCTTCTAATATCCATAGAGTACAACAAATAATAAATTCAGCAGTATTATTTAACAGAAAAGTAGCTGTGTCAGGTAGAAGTATGGTGAATGTAGTTAATGTGGCAACGGAGTTAGGTTATCTTAGTATACCAGAAGGAACGTTAATAGACATTAATGACATTAAGAAATATCCAGACAATAAAATAGTAGTAATAACTACTGGTAGTCAAGGAGAGCCTATGTCGGCATTAGCTAGAATAGCTTCATCTGACCATAAGAAAATGGATTTAATGCCAGGGGACTTAGTTATTATATCCGCTACTCCAATCCCTGGAAATGAAAAAACTGTTGCTAAGGTTATAAATCAGTTATTCAAAAAAGGAGCAAACGTCATATATGAAGCATTAGCTGATGTACATGTTTCAGGTCATGCTTGTCAAGAAGAATTAAAGCTAATGCATAGTCTACTAAAGCCCAAATTCTTTATACCAGTTCATGGAGAATATAGACATTTAAAACAACACTCTAAATTGGCCCAAGAATTAGGAATGCCTAAGGAAAATATATTTGTAGCTGAGAATGGATCTATAATTGAATTTACTAAAGATAAAGGAAGTATAACAGGTACTGTTCCAGCAGGAAATATTCTAGTTGATGGACTGGGAGTAGGAGATGTAGGAAACATAGTTTTAAGAGATAGAAAACATCTATCAGAAGATGGACTAATAGTAGTAGTAGTAACTATTAGTAAAGAAGATGGAAGTGTCGTAGCAGGACCAGATATAGTTTCAAGAGGATTTGTATATGTAAGAGAGTCAGAGGATTTAATGGAAGAAGCTAAAAAGGTTGTTAGGAATGTTTTGATAGAATGTGAAAAAAATCATATAACAGATTGGGCAACTTTAAAGTCTAGTATAAGAGATGCTTTAAGAAACTTCTTGTGTGAAAAGATAAAAAGAAATCCAATGATACTTCCAATAATTATGGAAGTTTAA
- a CDS encoding QueT transporter family protein: MNTKFITKASAIAAIYVILVLLEIPLGTLAFGNIQIRIAEGLTLLPLIESAAIPGVFVGCIISNIILASVSGLGAIDIIGGSLVTLIAAYITSKMPNKVLGSLPPIILNGLIVSIWVSYFLNIPYLITSISIGIGELIAVSVFGNVAIYVYNKVMKNANR; this comes from the coding sequence TTGAACACCAAATTTATAACAAAGGCTAGTGCTATAGCAGCTATATATGTGATATTAGTATTGTTAGAAATTCCATTAGGAACATTGGCTTTTGGCAATATACAAATTAGAATAGCAGAAGGACTGACTTTATTACCCTTAATAGAAAGTGCTGCAATACCAGGAGTTTTTGTAGGATGTATAATATCGAATATAATATTGGCTTCTGTATCAGGACTTGGGGCAATAGACATAATAGGTGGAAGTTTAGTAACTTTAATTGCAGCTTATATAACAAGTAAAATGCCAAATAAAGTTCTAGGAAGTTTACCTCCTATAATTTTAAATGGACTTATAGTTTCAATTTGGGTATCTTATTTTTTAAACATTCCTTACTTGATTACTTCTATTAGTATTGGGATAGGAGAGCTTATAGCAGTTTCTGTATTTGGAAATGTCGCAATATATGTTTATAATAAGGTGATGAAAAATGCTAATAGATAA
- a CDS encoding DUF1292 domain-containing protein, protein MDNENNIISLIDEEGVEQDFEVIATFDVEENEYAVLYPLSEEDEEAYILKVEYDENGELILTNIEDKDEFDDVVAAYEAIVDEII, encoded by the coding sequence ATGGATAACGAAAATAATATAATAAGCCTAATAGATGAAGAAGGTGTAGAGCAAGATTTTGAAGTTATAGCTACTTTTGATGTAGAGGAAAATGAATATGCTGTCTTGTATCCATTATCTGAAGAAGATGAAGAAGCATATATTTTAAAAGTAGAATATGATGAGAATGGAGAGTTAATACTAACTAACATAGAAGACAAAGATGAATTTGATGATGTTGTAGCTGCATATGAAGCTATTGTAGACGAAATCATATAA
- the ruvX gene encoding Holliday junction resolvase RuvX: MKRIMGLDVGDKTIGVAVSDLLGITAQGVTTIRRKGIKKDLEDLESIINEYEVEEVVIGLPKNMNNTLGPQGEKVLQFVEKFKKIFNKNIVLQDERLTTVSAEKILINADVRRDKRKKVIDKLAATYILQTYLDKLR, encoded by the coding sequence ATGAAACGGATAATGGGTCTAGATGTAGGAGATAAGACTATAGGAGTAGCTGTTTCTGATCTCTTAGGGATAACAGCACAAGGAGTAACTACTATAAGAAGAAAAGGAATAAAAAAAGATTTAGAAGATTTAGAAAGTATAATTAACGAGTATGAAGTTGAAGAGGTAGTTATAGGATTACCTAAAAACATGAATAATACCCTTGGACCTCAAGGTGAAAAAGTATTACAATTTGTAGAAAAATTTAAAAAAATATTTAATAAAAATATTGTTTTACAAGATGAGAGATTAACGACTGTATCGGCCGAAAAAATCCTTATAAATGCAGATGTTAGAAGAGATAAAAGAAAAAAAGTAATAGACAAATTAGCCGCTACATATATTTTACAAACTTATTTAGACAAATTAAGATAG
- a CDS encoding Fur family transcriptional regulator produces MEKEKLLESLKDKLKEKGYKLTVQRKAILDVFLENQSGHLSPEEIYDSVRDKYPDIGLATVYRTLQLLEQLNIIYKLNFDDGCSRYELNTSSEDHQHHHLICVECGTVFEVKLDLLENLELEIEREGEFKIVDHNVKFFGYCKDCQNKSH; encoded by the coding sequence ATGGAAAAAGAAAAACTTTTGGAAAGTTTGAAAGATAAATTAAAGGAAAAAGGTTATAAACTGACAGTTCAAAGAAAAGCTATATTAGACGTGTTTTTAGAAAATCAAAGTGGACATTTGAGTCCAGAAGAAATATATGATAGCGTTAGAGACAAATATCCAGATATAGGATTGGCTACTGTTTATAGGACATTGCAACTTTTAGAACAATTAAATATTATATATAAACTTAATTTCGATGATGGGTGTAGTAGATACGAGTTGAATACTAGCTCTGAGGATCATCAACATCACCACCTTATATGTGTAGAATGTGGAACGGTGTTTGAAGTAAAATTAGATTTATTAGAAAACCTCGAGTTAGAAATAGAGAGAGAAGGGGAATTTAAAATAGTTGATCATAACGTAAAATTCTTTGGATACTGTAAAGATTGTCAAAATAAATCCCATTAA